TTGAATACAAAAATGAAAAGACACATTTTTCCTTTTTACAAACTAGTCTGATATAAACGGCGTACATGGTCGACTTGCTGAGCTAAAGAATCAGCGATTGAAGTGATCTTTTGTACAGGTACTGTCACCACTTGCTCTTTGATTTTTACAGTTCCTTTAATGGCAGTTTTTGTTATCCTGTCATCTAATTGAAGATAAGTAGCGCATTCTGACCAATAGTTTTGTTTGCCACTTTGAAGCATATATCGGCCAGATTTTTCTGATTTAATTAACTCAAACATAGTTTCCAACGCATCATTAACAAATAGAGTATCCACTGTCCACTCTCTATCGCCTTTTTGGATATTGGCTTCTCGAATGGTCGAAAGGATGGCTTGTTGAAACAAAAAAGATTCAGGCTGCCAAGGACCGTATATAGAAGGTAAATAAAAAACATGGATACCCTGCACAATTTGGTTCAGCTGTTCCAAAAACCCTTCTACCTGTCTATCAGTGTTTGCTTCGAGTTCTTGGACCGGAAGGAGAATTACAATTTCCACATTGGCAGGATTTTTCTCAATATAGTCCTGAATTGGTTTCATAACGCTCTTCTTCAAAATGTGAGTTTCTTTTTGAAGAATGTACCAGTCATAAATGGAAAATACAAGTACAGTTTTGGATTGTTCCTCTTCTCTAGCAGTATGCCAATTAGAGAAGGACTGTTCAATAAAGTTTGCATTCCTACCTACCTCTAGCCTTTTCTCTTCATAATTTGGTATCTCTTCTTTTTCCTCGAAGGAAATACCAATAACCTCAATCCCTTGATTTAAGAGGGTTTGGCAAATATGAAAGTTTACAAAATCAAATACACCAAAAATAATAGCCTTGTCCATTCACTTTTCCTCCCCGTTTTTCCTTATTGAATCCTATGCCAATTAATAAGGAAATATTTCTTTTGGGGAGTTGTGTGAATTAAAGGATAGATTCATGACTGCTCATAAATTTGATAAATATCTTGCCTAACTGTGGCTTTTTTTCGGGAAGAATAAAAGTAGGATGAATATCTGAAGTGCTGATAATTTGTTGATACATTTTTGTCTTTGAGTAGGATTTCCCGTTGGCAAGTACATGGATTACCTTTAGTGGGCAGTTTTCATTTATATAAATTGAATCTTCCATGTTAAAAATCTTTTCTTCAATTACTCTTTGATCCTCATGATAGGCAGTAGATAACTCCTTCAACAACTTTTTATAAAAAAACTTATGCTCCTTCTCCAATTCAAGATGATGTTTTAAAGATAGGATGGGATTAAGGAGAATAACCGACCGAATGCTGCCCTTCATTTTTTCCATTAATCTTAGAGCAACAAGTGCACCCATACCTTCTGCTAAGATATGGATTTTATTATTCATTATTTCATTTCGTATCACATACTGGTATAACCGTTGAGCAAGCTCGACAGCATGATCGCTCCCCCAGTTTCGCCCATAAAGATTTGAGGAAAAAATGGTGTACCCTTTTTCTTTTAGTTCATTAATAATAGCTAGCTTTCCTTCATTCTGTGTCCAAAAGGATTTACTTTCATCCACAAAATGCCTTTCATCTCCAATAATCAAGATCCCAAATCCTGTGGGCTTTTCAGGGTAATGAATGATGTTCCATTGGGTATCCATAAGAAAATTTCGATGTTCCATTGATAAATCTCCTTTTACATATTTCCTCAAGGTATTGTATGCCATTTCACAAAAGATGAAAGGGAGTTTGCCCATTTAATGTTGAAAAACAAAAAGCTGATTTTTCTATATTTTTTTGATAGGGTATGGTAATATAAAAATTGATGTAAAATAGGTATGAGGTGAATAATCATGCAATACTTTTGGACTTTTTTCTGGTCATTTCTTTTAGTACACATGCTTACATATGTAATTAGCTCTATGTCAGGAGTTAGTTACGATTTTGTATCGGGTACAATTGCTGCAGTTGTAGTGACAATTTTAGTTTTCGTTGTTTCTTCAATTATTCCAAACGAACCTGTTGCTGAAAAACACTAATTAACATCCCTACAGTTTAGGAATGTAAAAAAAGAGGCTGACTTTTTGATCGTTAAAAGTCAGTCTCTTTTTCTTTACACATTGATGTCATGAAATCTTTAAACTTACTTCACCATTTTCAATAATGACTTCCACAGTTGAATGTTCATGGACGCGCCCACTTATTATTTCACGTGCTAATTTTGTTTCAATATTTCTTTGAATATAACGCTTTAAAGGCCTTGCACCATAAATAGGGTCAAATCCATTTTCGGCAATAAATGCTTGAGCATCTTCTCTTATAGTAATGTCGATATGTTGCTGTCTCAATCTATTTTGTAATTCCCTCATCATTTTTACGACAATATTTTTAATCTCTCCTTGAGTAAGAGGTTTGAAAAGAATGGTTTCATCAATTCTGTTTAAAAATTCTGGACGGAAATGTGTTCTTAATTGGCTTATCACCATTTCTCTCGTTCCATCCGAAATTCCCGATTCATTATCACGTCGTTCTAATAAGAATTGTGATCCGATGTTAGAGGTCATGATAATCACTGTATTTTTAAAGTCCACCACTCTGCCTTGTGAATCCGTTATTCTTCCATCATCAAGAGCCTGTAAAAGAATATTAAACACTTCAGGATGTGCCTTTTCTATTTCATCCATTAATATGACTGAATAAGGCCGACGTCTAACCGCTTCTGTCAGTTGCCCTCCCTCTTCATATCCTATATAGCCAGGTGGTGCTCCAATTAAACGTGAAACAGCATGCTTCTCCATATATTCTGACATATCGATCCGAACAATATGTTCCTCACTATCAAATAATGACTCTGCTAGTGCCTTTGCAAGCTCCGTTTTCCCCACACCTGTAGGACCTAAGAATAAAAATGAACCTATAGGACGGTTGGGATCCTTAATTCCGGCCCGTGCTCTTAGCACTGCATCTGCCACTAAGTTGACTGCTTCATCCTGACCAATTACTCTTTCATGCAAAATAGATTCTAGCTTCAACAGCTTTTCTCTTTCCCCTTCAACCAACTTTGAGAGTGGAATACCTGTCCATCTTGATACAATATTGGATATCTCTTCGCCTGTTACTTCTTCACGGAGTAAACGGTCATCCCCTACTATATCCTGTTCTAACTCTTTCAGTTCTTTTTCTGTTAATGGAATTTGTCCATGGCGAAGCTCCGCCGCTCGGTTTAAATCATATTTATCCTCAGCCTGTTGAAGCTCTCTCCTAAGTTTTTCAAGTTGTTCCCTTTTCTCTTGTAATTTCTGGATTCCCTGTTTTTCTTGGAGCCATTTTGCTTTCATCATATTTGCTTGTTCTTTTAAATCTGCCAATTCCTTTTGTAGTGAATCTAGTCTAACTTTGCTTCCCTCGTCACTTTCCTTTTTTAATGCTGCCTCTTCAATTTCAAGTTGCATAACCCTTCTTGTCACTTCATCTAGTTCAGTTGGCATAGAATCAATTTCTGTCCGTATCAAGGCGCAAGCTTCGTCAACAAGGTCGATTGCCTTATCTGGCAAAAAGCGATCGGTAATATAGCGGTCTGAAAGGGTTGCCGCAGCTACTAGAGCGTGGTCATGAATTTTTACCCCATGGTGAACTTCAAATCTTTCTTTTAAACCTCTTAATATGGAGATAGTGTCTTCTACATCGGGTTCCTGGACAAGGACCTGTTGGAATCTCCGTTCAAGTGCAGGATCTTTTTCAATATATTTTCGGTGTTCATCAAGAGTGGTAGCACCGATACAGTGCAACTCTCCACGAGCAAGCATTGGTTTAAGCATA
The window above is part of the Bacillus sp. SORGH_AS_0510 genome. Proteins encoded here:
- a CDS encoding hydrolase codes for the protein MEHRNFLMDTQWNIIHYPEKPTGFGILIIGDERHFVDESKSFWTQNEGKLAIINELKEKGYTIFSSNLYGRNWGSDHAVELAQRLYQYVIRNEIMNNKIHILAEGMGALVALRLMEKMKGSIRSVILLNPILSLKHHLELEKEHKFFYKKLLKELSTAYHEDQRVIEEKIFNMEDSIYINENCPLKVIHVLANGKSYSKTKMYQQIISTSDIHPTFILPEKKPQLGKIFIKFMSSHESIL
- a CDS encoding YjzD family protein, which gives rise to MQYFWTFFWSFLLVHMLTYVISSMSGVSYDFVSGTIAAVVVTILVFVVSSIIPNEPVAEKH
- the clpB gene encoding ATP-dependent chaperone ClpB, coding for MDLNRMTERFQQGLMNAQSLAVKNNHQEVDEPHLFLSLLDQEDSLVASILERTGISTNKVQGKLIESMARIPQVTGSGVEQGKLYITAKLQQLLVSAEEFAGKFNDEYISVEHILLAACYAPDSQMKKILQSFGYTPENVLKAIKDIRGNQRVTSQNPEAGYDALKKYGRDLVAEVKAGKLDPVIGRDTEIRNVIRILSRKTKNNPVLIGEPGVGKTAIVEGLAQRIVRKDVPEGLKDKTIFSLDMSALIAGAKFRGEFEERLKSVLNEIKKSEGRILLFIDEIHTIVGAGKTEGAMDAGNMLKPMLARGELHCIGATTLDEHRKYIEKDPALERRFQQVLVQEPDVEDTISILRGLKERFEVHHGVKIHDHALVAAATLSDRYITDRFLPDKAIDLVDEACALIRTEIDSMPTELDEVTRRVMQLEIEEAALKKESDEGSKVRLDSLQKELADLKEQANMMKAKWLQEKQGIQKLQEKREQLEKLRRELQQAEDKYDLNRAAELRHGQIPLTEKELKELEQDIVGDDRLLREEVTGEEISNIVSRWTGIPLSKLVEGEREKLLKLESILHERVIGQDEAVNLVADAVLRARAGIKDPNRPIGSFLFLGPTGVGKTELAKALAESLFDSEEHIVRIDMSEYMEKHAVSRLIGAPPGYIGYEEGGQLTEAVRRRPYSVILMDEIEKAHPEVFNILLQALDDGRITDSQGRVVDFKNTVIIMTSNIGSQFLLERRDNESGISDGTREMVISQLRTHFRPEFLNRIDETILFKPLTQGEIKNIVVKMMRELQNRLRQQHIDITIREDAQAFIAENGFDPIYGARPLKRYIQRNIETKLAREIISGRVHEHSTVEVIIENGEVSLKIS